GTTTCGGCGTCGACGGCGTAGAATTCGTACTCGAAGCCGACGATCGCCTGCGGGTTGTCGAACGCGCCCGACTCGATTCCCTCGACGATGACGTCGGCTTCCTCGATCGCACGGTCGCGAAACGACTCGGTATCGACGGCGAGTACCTCCTCGAGACGCGACGCGAGTTCCTCGGCTCCCATACCACCGAGTCTGCTTTCCAGCGGGTTAAATGCAGTTATCCCCCGAGCGGATACTGTACTCGAGTTTTCGGCCCGGTCCGGGGACTGGCGGCCTGCATTCCCGGATGACCGGCTGGTAGGGAGCGATTGGACCGCGAAACGGTACCGTGTCGCAGGTCGTAAGTCGAAGATCGTGGTTGCGGGTCGCGGTGAGCTCGAGGGCAAACGCCTCGAGAGCGCGCATCCACTCGCTGATCGCGACCAGATGGCCCGTCCAGGACAAGCCACCGAAAACACTCTTCAGAACCGGACCATCACCGAATGTGAGAGGTGGTCGAATTTCGTTGCCTTCCTGCCGGATGAGTGGATTCCCCATCGAGCGGACTACGAGTCGTTTGAGCCAGAAACTCGCTCATCGAGGAAGACGCACACCGGCAGCCAGCAGTAGTGATGAAAATGTAACACCTAAACCGTCCTAAACGTTAATAGGCCAGATTTTGTATCTTTACCGGCTTACAGATGCCATCCAGTGATCCCCCCTACGAGAAATTGATCGAAAATGCTCCTATCGGCATCTTCCGGGTTCCGGTCGACGATATGGATCTCGAAGCTTCCGAGGTCGACCTAGAGAATCAGTACGCCAATCGGCGGCTCGCCAGAATGCTTTCTTTCGATTCGGTCGAACAGCTTCGCTCGGAAATTTCGTCCATCGAATACGCGGATCCACAGGACGCCGAGCGATTCGAAGAACAGCTCAAACGAACGGGTCGCGTGGACGCGTTCGAAACGCAACTTCTCGGGAACGACGGCGAGACGATAGACGTACTCGTCTCTGGAACCGTCGACGATGGGGAGTTCATCGCCTACGTCACCGACATTTCCGAGCGGAAACGACTCGAGCGGAAGACGGCCGAACAGGCCGAAGCGATTCTCGAACAGTCGACGCCGATCGTCGAAATCTGGGATTGCATCACGCTCGCAACTGTGGTCGGAACGCTGGATACGGCTCGCGCACAGCGGCTCACCGAGGAGTTGCTCACCGAACTCACGGAGAACGGGGCGGAGATTGCGCTGATCGACATCACCGGCGTTCCGAACGTGGACACGGCGACGGCACAGCACCTCACCGATACGGTAAACGCCGTATCGCTGCTGGGCAGCGAAGTCATCATCACCGGGATCAATCCCGACATCGCCCAGACGCTGGTCCAGCTCGGGATCACGATGGACGACATCCGAACCAGATCCACGTTGAGCGAGGGGCTGGAACTCGGACTGCACCTCACCCAGAACATCGACATCGTGACGAATGCGTCTCAATCTACCTAACATGACCCACACAGATCGCGTCACCGTTATCCAGGTGCGAGGAACGTTGATCGCGACCCTCCCCCCACACCCGTCGGACAGTACGATCGACGACCTCCAGGAACGCATTCTCGAGCGTATCAACCAGACGAACCTCGAACGTATCGAGGGAGTCGTGCTCGATGTCTCCGACGTGCAAACGGTCGACTCGTTCTTCGCCCGGGTGATCGTCGAGACGGCGAAGATGGTCGAATTGATGGGCGTTCGACCGATTCTCGTCGGCATCGGCCCCGCCATCGCCATCACGGTGACCGAACTCGGGTTCGACCTGGGTGGTGTGCAGACCGCCAGGAGTATCGATGCGGCGCTAGACGCCCTCGAGATAGATTCGGGGTGAGTCACATGGTGAGCGAAGAAGGGGTCCTCGAGATCGCCTCTGAATCGGACATCGTCACCGCCAGGACCACGATTCGAAACGTCGCTTCGACCGCCGGCTTCGGGCTGACGGACACCACCCGGATCGTGACCGCTGTCTCCGAACTCGCCCGTAACATCTATCTCTATGCCGAAGTCGGGACGATGCGCTGGCGAGTCCGTTCGAAGGGGAGCCAGCGAGTCGTCGAGATCGTCTTCGACGACGATGGTCCAGGAATTTCGGACATCGATCGCGCCCTCGAAGAGGGGTACTCGACGTCGAGCGGAATGGGCCACGGCCTCTCCGGCGCCCAGAAGATGATGGACGAGTTCGAGATCGACACGAGTGCCGAAACGGGGACGACCGTCACCATCCGCAAGTACGTGCCACGAGTGGTCGCCAATGACGGGTGACGACGAGGCGTCGATCCCGATTTCCAAACAGGCCGACGTCATCCTCGCCGGCCGCCGGGCGAAGCCGATCCTGGCAGCGTTCGAGCTGGACGAGTCGACCGTCGAAGAGGTCGTCCTCGTGATCCACGAACTGGCTTCGAACATCGTCAAACACGCCGGCGAAGGGACGATCACGCTCGTGCCCAAGTCGTCGGACGACTATCGCGGTATCGAGATTCACGCCGAGGACTCGGGGCCGGGAATCGGCGACGTCGATCGAGCGATCGTCGACGGCTATTCGACGGTAGGAAGCCTGGGGTCCGGGCTCGGGGCAGTCGATCGGCTCATGGACGAATTCGAAGTCGTTCCTCGCCCCGACTCACACGCCGGCACGCACATCGTGGCCAAGCGCGATTTCCAGCCTCGAGCACGTTCCCAGAAACCGTTTCCGCTCACGTTCGGAGCGGCAACGCGTCCCCGGTCACGCGGCGATCCGAACGGCGACGCGTTCGTCATCAAACGGTGGGGAGACAATGCCCTCGTCGGCGTCATCGACGGATTGGGGCACGGACAGGATGCCCACACCGCCGCGGCAGCGGCGAAACGGTACGTCACGGGCCACTTCGACCAGTCGCTCACCGCGATCTTTCGGGGCGTCGAACGGGTGTGTTCCAGGACGCGCGGTGTCGTCATGGCGCTCGCTCGCTTCGACTGGACCAAAGAGACGATTTCCTACGCCAGCGTCGGCAACATCTCCCACAAGGTCGAGGCCCCGGTGCCGCTCCAGTTCGTGACGCGACGGGGAGTGCTCGGGAACGACGCACCGGAACCGCTGATCAGGGAAAACGAGTGGGATCCTGAGTACGCCCTGGCGCTGTATTCGGACGGTGTACGGTCGCTCTGGAAGTGGGACGAGTTCGTCCACCTCGTCGACGAGCCGAGTTCGACGCTCGCACACCGACTCCTGGCGGAGTTGGCGGACGAGAACGACGACGCAACCGTGCTGGTGGTTACGAGGGGATCACGATGAGTGGCCAGGACGGTGACGAACAGCCCTCGGGCGCAGACCGGGACATGATTCAGGCGCTGCAAGCGGAACTCAGGGAGACGAACGAGGGGCTCCTCGCGCTCACCCTCGAACGCGAGGAACACGAACGGACGCTGACGGCGCTCCACGAGTCGAGCCGGGAACTGCTTCACGCCGAGACCGCCGAGGACGTGAGCGACCTGATCCTCGAGACGACGAACGAGGTCCTCGGTATTCCTGGCGTTGGGGTGTACTTCGCCAGCGAGGACGGAACCAGGCTCTCGCCGGCCGCGACGACCGAGTACGTCGAGAACAGGTTCGGATCCCTGTCACCCGTTATTCCCGACGACGATTCGGTTGCGTGGCGATCGTTCGTCGAGCAAGAGACCATCGTGATGGACGACGGCATGACCGGTCGCGACGAGGGTCTCGAGGCAGCGTTTCCCAGCGGCATCTGGCTCCCGCTTGGCACCCACGGCGTCATGGTCGCCGTCTCCGACGGGATCAGGGTGTTCGACGCGGACAAACGCCAGCTCGCCGGGCTGCTCGCGGCCACCGCCGAAGCAGCCCTCGATCGGGTCGAACAGGAGAAACGGCGACGCCGGCGCGAAGCGCAACTCGAGGGGCTCGTCGAGGCGACGGGGGAGTTGCTCGGGGCTGAGACGGTACGAGAGGTCTGTGATACCGTGGTCGAGACCGCCGAAACGGCGCTCGGCCTCCCGATTACGATGATCGCGGTCTACGATAGCGAGACGGGAACGCTCAGACCACGCGCACAGACGGCGATGGCCGGAGCGGTCGTCGACGTGGAGCAGATGTTCGACCCGCAGGCCGAACTGGCGTGGCAATCGTTCGCCGAGAAACGAGTGACGGTTCACGACGAGATGGCGGTCGTCCCCGATGCCGATGGAATCGACGCCGACACGTACGGCGTCGCGATTCTCCCGCTCGGGCGACACGGCGTGCTCGTCATCGGCTCGAGAACGACCGACGACGTTTACGACGAGCGACTATCACTCGCCCGGATACTGGCCGCGAGTACGGAACCGTCGCTGGCTCGTCTCCTGGCGACGAACG
This region of Natronosalvus halobius genomic DNA includes:
- a CDS encoding ATP-binding protein; this encodes MTGDDEASIPISKQADVILAGRRAKPILAAFELDESTVEEVVLVIHELASNIVKHAGEGTITLVPKSSDDYRGIEIHAEDSGPGIGDVDRAIVDGYSTVGSLGSGLGAVDRLMDEFEVVPRPDSHAGTHIVAKRDFQPRARSQKPFPLTFGAATRPRSRGDPNGDAFVIKRWGDNALVGVIDGLGHGQDAHTAAAAAKRYVTGHFDQSLTAIFRGVERVCSRTRGVVMALARFDWTKETISYASVGNISHKVEAPVPLQFVTRRGVLGNDAPEPLIRENEWDPEYALALYSDGVRSLWKWDEFVHLVDEPSSTLAHRLLAELADENDDATVLVVTRGSR
- a CDS encoding STAS domain-containing protein; translated protein: MTHTDRVTVIQVRGTLIATLPPHPSDSTIDDLQERILERINQTNLERIEGVVLDVSDVQTVDSFFARVIVETAKMVELMGVRPILVGIGPAIAITVTELGFDLGGVQTARSIDAALDALEIDSG
- a CDS encoding STAS domain-containing protein is translated as MDLEASEVDLENQYANRRLARMLSFDSVEQLRSEISSIEYADPQDAERFEEQLKRTGRVDAFETQLLGNDGETIDVLVSGTVDDGEFIAYVTDISERKRLERKTAEQAEAILEQSTPIVEIWDCITLATVVGTLDTARAQRLTEELLTELTENGAEIALIDITGVPNVDTATAQHLTDTVNAVSLLGSEVIITGINPDIAQTLVQLGITMDDIRTRSTLSEGLELGLHLTQNIDIVTNASQST
- a CDS encoding anti-sigma regulatory factor, with the protein product MSEEGVLEIASESDIVTARTTIRNVASTAGFGLTDTTRIVTAVSELARNIYLYAEVGTMRWRVRSKGSQRVVEIVFDDDGPGISDIDRALEEGYSTSSGMGHGLSGAQKMMDEFEIDTSAETGTTVTIRKYVPRVVANDG